The genomic stretch GTGCTCGGAACAGGGATAACGCTGCCCTTGATATCTTTAAGTGGGgtggagcagcagagagggaaggtGCCTAAGCCCTGCAGCGCTGTCAAATGTAGATACCGCCATGCTCTCCCACAAAACTGCAGCGGATGCCTCTGCTCTGTCACCACGGTGTGGGCAGAGGCTGCCCACGGGCTGGAAGAGCTGAGGGACTTAAGGAGatcgtctttttttttttttaattatttttttttcccttccagcaTTCTTTGGGAGCTTTGAAGCTGCCACAGAACGGCCACCTCGTCCGCACCGCTCCCCGCAGACAGAGCACGGCCTCCACAACAAAGAGCCgtccttcccctccctggccAAACGCCTCGGGGCGCTTCAGGCTCTTTGGCGAAGGAGGGTGAAAGACGAGGAGGAGCTGCGAGGAGCCGGGCCCCAGGCACGACCGCCATGATACCGCCCCTGCGCATGCGCGGTAGCCCCGGCGAAATGGCGGAGGAGGAGTGAGTGTGGCGGAGCGGCGGGTCGCGTATCTGCCGCCATCCGCGGGGACTGCGCGGTTGCGGGGtcgggggcggcggcgggggaagTCTCAAGGGGTTGGGGTGAGGTGCTGCTGGATGTGACCGGCTTCTCCCGCCCCGCAGGCCGAGGCGGCGGATCCCGCTGGTGCCGGAGAACTtgctgaagaagaggaaggcCTACCAGGCCATCAAGGCCACCCAGGCCAAGCAGGCGCTCCTCGACAAGCGGAAGGTAGGAGCTggctgcggggaggggagggaggggggggggtccctggggcgGCGGTGCCCGGCCCGGGGCGCAGTCCGAGAGCTGACGGGGTGGAGGAGTTGGCGTTGTCCAGTGGTCTGCGGGTCCTGGCCGGCCGGGAGAGCCTGGTTGTAAGGGGGTGAAGGCCGGGGCGGATTTGcagtgctgttgctgctgtCCGTGCTTGCCTTTCTGGGGAGGGAATCGTCCTTCCGTGCAGTCCTACGAATGACCTGAGTGATCAGCGTCCTCTGCGAGGGGGGATGCTGGAGCTCAGCGGGTAGGCAAAGGAGGGAGTCGGCTCGTTGCTGAGACTCTGTATTGGTGCTGTGAAGATCCTGTGGGGTTTCTCTGAGGAAGCTTGAGTGCATCTCTTCGGTTGTTGAGCATCTTCCCTATGCGTCTCTGAGACCTGTAAAGAGGACAAAACTTTTTGGGTTCTTGTACTAAAACACAAATTTATTGAAGACTGTAAGTCGTTCCTCGTAGATCAGCGATTACGAGGGTGCACGTGTGTATAGCCACAGGTGGTACAGTGTAACGGTGCTGAGTTGTTTGTGCTACCATGGGATGACAGTGTCTGAAACCAGTTCACCTTTGTATTGTAAATCTTTGTGGAGACGGTGTGCTTTTCTGAGAGCGTGTTTAGAGTTAGCTATCTACTGCTAGCTAGATCAATCAGCTAGAGCACAGACAGGTCATCATGAAGCCTTATTCTGCATGTAGGGTGGCCCATGTTTTTAATGCAGAGACTCCCTGTGCACAGTGTGTGGTTTCCAGACCTGCAGAGCACAACAGacctttctgtttcagaatttgAGACCTGTTCTGCTGTATCTCAGCTAATAACGGCAGGTGCCTGTCTTGGAAGTGGCCTAAAGCTTTCTGAGTGAATCTGTTTCTCTGGAGTTGGTGGGGTTATGTGCAAAACTCCTGCCGTTTTTGTTAGATActgtatttatgtttttaaacatatcaGTGTCTTGCTGTATTTCCAAGGTGGAAGTAGAAGTATAAGCAATAATGTTAAATAGCCACCTCTTAAAATTCTCATTAGAAAAATGACTCTAGTCACAAGATTTTGATTAGGTTCTACCAGCTTTGAAAATTCAAACCAATTTCATGGATGATTGACAAGGTGAAATAGAAGACACATAACATTagattcttttatttaaaatggccTAATAATTTACCCAGTGGTGTATCTAAAATATTATTGGGTAACTGCTACGCCTGTTCAACTCCTATTCATATGAGCACTATGATTTAGGTGGATGTACTTGTTTGTGAGCTAAGGATAGGCATTCaaacatctttttcatttttaaaaaaagctttaaattttcccataattctgaattatttttttcaagtgagcTAGATGTTCTGTGTTTAAATCAGTAATACTTAATAGTTACTTGaatgcttgcattttttttgcacGTGTGCCCTTATAGAAAAGGACTTTAAACCCAGTTATTTTCTGTTGGCTGATAATTTTGAGTTGCACTAGGGTATTGCTGTAGCGTCTGTTTTACCTAGATACATATGTTGTTTCTGGCTTTCCCAGTGATTGGCTGAGCTGTCTATGTAGTTGTGAAGATCTGTCTGTGGCTACAAATGCTTCTGTTTGATTTCTCCTATGTCTAGAAGTATCCTGtgtcttgctctgtttttcctaatttattttttttctggggaaataTCTTTGTTCACTGTTCATAAATTGTAGCTAGCTGCTTGTAAATTTATATGTTGTCCCTCAGTTCTTGCTCCCTTGGGCTTAGAttatcaaatttattttcttcttactgcCTCCAAAACTGAAAGAGCGTAGTTCATCAAGTTCTGAATTTCCCTTGGCCTTTGAGATGCCAACCCCTAAGACTGCTGGGAAGGGTGATGGATGATTTCTTATCCTTCTGTCTTTAGCACCAGAAGGGGAAACAAATCCAGTTTAAACGCCTTGAGGCTTTTGTTCAAGATTCATGGCGCAAACACCGAGACAACACCCGGCTGAGGCGCATGGAGCAGAGACCTGAACAGACGGCTGTACCTCAGGAGCAGAAACTAGCCTTTGTTGTGCGGATTGTAGAGTAAGAAACTTTTATTGCTCCTTACCTTTATTATTGTTACCATTTGTAGCTGTCATATTATTTCTAAGCAAAGGAAGGGTGATCAAGCCAGACATGCCTCCTTGCAGGAGGCCTCTTGTTGCCATATTAGAGAAACGTGGTTactaatagtatttttttttgtgactcaGTATTAAGGGAGTGAGTAAGAGGGTAAGAAGAGTGATTGAGTTGCTGCGGCTGAGAAAAAATTACACTGGAATATTTGTTAAACTGACTCCATTATCGCTGAAGATGCTGCGGATTGTGGAACCTTACGTGGCGTGGGGGTAAGTACCAGTCCCGTGACTTGGCAGTAGTTTGTATGTAAATGTGATAGCTTTTTGATTCTTCATCTGGTATCACAAATCCATAGCTGGCTTTTCCAGTGATGGTCAAAACTTTGTCAGCTTTATATCTAAAACTTGTTATTGTCCCTTTACTTATTGTTCTAAACATAATTTGGTTACTTTTCCACCTCTGTACAAAGAAGTAGGATGGGACTTCGTGCTGCATCATGTCTGTCTGTTACAgaatctgatttttgtttttgtacAGACACCCTAACCTGAAATCTGTACGAGAGCTCATCCTGAAACGGGGCCAAGCcaagattaagaaaaagaggTTGCCTCTGACGGACAACATGCTGATAGAGGAACATTTAGGTGAGGAAGAAGATGAGGAAATGAAGCAAGGAAAGAGGCAGATGTTGAGAGTTTGCAGTCTGACCtaagggggaaagaaaatctttcaagaCTTGTATATGGAGGACTAGGAATTCCAGAGTAGTACGAGGAAAGATAATACAGTTGTTCATCTCATGTATATGTTGTTTGTGGGGGgctttttgctgttctgttgagttttttttaattttttttccctgcagggGGTTATGGTATTATTTGCCTGGAAGACCTTATTCATGAAATCTACTCTGCtgggaaacatttcaaaaaagtCACAAACTTCCTGTGGCCATTCCATCTTTCAGTGGCTCGCCATGCTTCGCGTAACAAAGTGGGCTTCCTAAAGGAAATGGGTAAGCCTGGCTGCAGAGGTGAAGCAATCAACCAGCTTATACGTCAGCTGAACTAGTCAGGTGAGGACCCCCTGTTGTGTAACTTGTAAATCTTACCCTTTATCGGTTTCCTAAGAATACTGCCGTCAAAGATGGGAGGGGTCCTTTGTTTTGATTGTTCACCTTGCAGAGAAGTGATCCTTGAGGTGGGGGAAACTTGGGAAGAGTGTGGGTCCTGTTTAGGTATCAGCAAACCCCATTGGCCACCTCTGTAAAGGCTGGATTCTGGGAGAGTGCGTTCATGcgtctgtttttttctgtctttcctgttcTGCAGGGTCATTGTGAAAACTTCAGGATTTATTACCTGTTCCTTTTCACATGTAGTTTTTATGGACATTATACTATCTCTTGATTGTTGGTGCCtccataaaagaagaaaaatacatagatGATGATGGACTTTGGGCTAGTCCTTcttgaagaagaagaaaaaaaaaattgtgtttggtACAAGAAAGAAGTGACTTGAACTTTCTGGAGCAATCTGACTTCAGCATCTCTATAAAACAAGGGGGTTTTGTAGTTGTTACTTCTAGCCCTGTACCAGTCACCTCCTGATCTCATCTTTGGTCAGTTCCTGATGTAAATTTCTGTTACAGTTGACTTGCACTCACTGCTTTGATCCAGTCCTCCCCAGGGGAAGTGCCTGAAGTTGCACTCTTTGAAGTGCACCTCCTCCTAGGTGTAAACGGGTAGTGCAGTTATCTGTTTTAAGAATATTGCTgtcaggcagaagaaaacactaGGTATTCCTCTGTTACTGCAGTGCAAGCCCCAGTAGTAaataatgtaactttttttttaagtacctaaattgtatttattttcaaaaaccaTGATTTTGTGCTACTGTTTTACAAAAGCCTGCCTTTTCAATTCTGCTAGATTGGGACTGCTGGAGAGAACTACTTCCTGATAGGAAAACCCAGAACCTTTGTAATACAGCAGTGTGTGTATaatcaagatttttaaataaacttctgAAATTATACTATTGTAACAGGAAGAGCCATATATAACTCTTAGAAGagtaggaaaaaagttaaatactcTGGCTGAATTGGATTTGGTGaaggaaatgaacaaaaatgtgGAAGAGCCTGAAAGTTCTATTAACACTTGAGAGTTTTAAATCCCTAATTTCTTCCAGTACAAAAATGTGTGGAAAATGCAGGGAGAATCCTATGCTATTTAACAAATAGGGAGGGTCCTGTGCTTAATCATTAGGTCACTATGACTCTTTGTACTGTTTGAAGACTTAAGTGGAGGCAAACTATTAATCCATGAATGGATTTCATAGTGACTCCACAACACTTGTTTTGAGATACAGGGGAAACAGTTAAAGTAATAACTAAGTAGGATGCCTTTAGCATATTATTGCTATGACAGTTATAAAGTAAGATGCAGCATTCATAAAACCATCTAAAATAAAGTACTTCAGACTCTGAATTAGAGAAAACTATACAAGTTCAAGCTTTATTCTGTAAAACAAGAATACAAACATAGAAAACGCAACAGACACTAGAGACTGAACACCCCCATCGCCAGTGCTAAAGACCAGCAGTCATTAATATACAAGGCTtcatatatttgaaattttcctGATAAAACAGCTGCTTTCATTATAAAGAGGTACAAGTAACTTCAGAATTGTTCTgttgattaattttaattgtttctaGTGATAAAACAGCCCAGGCTTTTAACATAAAGAACTGGCATGGCAGgagtgagatttttattttttttttagtcccaGAGAAAACTTAAGCCTGGTAATAGAAGGCAGTTTGTAACAAAATACTAAATTACAGAATCTGGACACAATTGTAGTAATTAATCATACATTTTAGGCAGTTTTTCTAGTCAATGTGGTAGTTAACACCGTTAGTTTAGCTCATACAGTCAAGTAAGGATTGAACTACCATTATGAATACTTTATTTAGAcctctttaaaaacaatacCAGCTTAGTCTAGTGTTACACCACATTATCACAGACAAACatgttgccttttttctgtATCATACTTAAGAGCAACAGTAATGGTGCATTCATGACTTAGCTGCACTATCACCAGAAACTATACAAGGTTACAGAATGTATACAAAACCCCCACTTCTTAGGGAAAGGAATCCTTTTTGTAAGCCACCATACTATTTACTTTGTGGATTGTAGTAGTGAAGGAGCGAAGACGAACCTCTTCTGAATTGGCTATGAATTGTGGTCCTGACTCTTCCCACTTTTCTGGCACTGCCAAATCTTTATCTGTGTATATCAGCAAGTCAAAGGCACCTGGAAGCAAGTAGGAACATATTAACATGCATTAATGCCTGTATAAGAAGATGGTGTGTTTGAAGTTCATCTTTTAAAACTTGAGACATGTACCAAGGTTCTCAGAAATTACGCTGATGCTAGTTATGTGAAAAGAAGTAGTAgttaaaaaacatgaaaacaagtCCTGGCTATATTCATGTGTAcccttttcagttttctaaagtGAGTGTGATGTCAACTTTTCTTTAACCATGTTAAAGTACTGTGGAGCTGAGCTCTAAGTAACACTTCATATAAACTCAATGGTTATTTATACAAGCCTGTCCACAGCTACAGtcacaaaataatatatttatgaaaatttaAACTCCTTGGAGTACGCATACTAGTTTCATTAAGTTAGTTAAGCCACCCTGAGTTCTGTCCTGATCTCAGTCTAACAAAATGCTGTCTCAGAAATGTGAGGGTGTATGACATGCAATAATTAAAAAGCCTCAAAAAAttagcagaaaatgttttctaaaatggaaaagttgttgaggttttccaaaataaagcatttgatttctttaatgAAGTTAGGAATACTTACAGGCAGTTTCCAGCAGTGGCAGAAAAGTTACTGTGGCAGTTATTTGTCTGATAACAGATCTAATTTCATCCTGAATAgctttctgagatttttctcGTGGTGCactggaaaacacaggaaaactgGTCAGAACGTTTCTACTCTActgacagttttcttttaatacagtTCTCTCTATTATGCTCTGTTGGTCTGTTCGctataggatttttttatagTAGTGACACTCCTTTAAGCCCTAGGTAGATAGGCTTAGAAAAGCGATAGTCAGTTTCCCTTTATTGTTGTTTGTGAAGCTTCACAATATTTGTAAGGAATGTTAAGATTTATTCTCAGTCTGGAATGAATGAGAACATTTGGGCATAACAAGTAGCAGTTATTCAGGGCATGTACCCAATACAGGACATTGTATACTTTCTTGAAGATTAAAAAGTTTTGatctgatgctttaaaaaaaattaaaaataagcatctgAGGATTATACATGCTTCAGTCACATAATGACTGGTTTACAAACAGAATCGCAGTAAGAAAGTAAGTTTGGTAAGGTTTGATGCTCATACTGAGAAAAGGCTATTTCATCCACTTTGAGGAACCATGGCATTTATCTTGTGCCTGCACAGCTACTGGGTACATGGAAGAGCAGGCATAGAGGAACAGTTACCTGTCATCCTTTGCAGTTTTGTCACACTCGATGTCAAACTGCCACCGCTCCAGAACCTCATTGTTTTCGATACTCGAGATGACCACCACCAGGCGCTGCACAATGCACTTGTACAGCCACTCTGAAAGAAGTCAGAGCAGTTACTTGCCGTGCGAGAAAGATGAGGAACATCAGCAGAGACACCGCAAGGAGGGCGCGGCTGCCTCCCGCCAGTGGGGCTAACTTGGCAGCTTGAAGAACCCCCTCAGCTCCCCAGCCCGGCCCTCCCACCTTTCATCTGCTCCACCACGTTGTTGAGGTAGTT from Balearica regulorum gibbericeps isolate bBalReg1 chromosome 4, bBalReg1.pri, whole genome shotgun sequence encodes the following:
- the MAD2L1 gene encoding mitotic spindle assembly checkpoint protein MAD2A; this encodes MAKQLGRDQQGITLRGSAEIVAEFFSYGINSILYQRGIYPPETFTRVQKYGLTLLVTTDPELKNYLNNVVEQMKEWLYKCIVQRLVVVISSIENNEVLERWQFDIECDKTAKDDSAPREKSQKAIQDEIRSVIRQITATVTFLPLLETACAFDLLIYTDKDLAVPEKWEESGPQFIANSEEVRLRSFTTTIHKVNSMVAYKKDSFP
- the RPL7L1 gene encoding ribosomal protein uL30-like; amino-acid sequence: MIPPLRMRGSPGEMAEEEPRRRIPLVPENLLKKRKAYQAIKATQAKQALLDKRKHQKGKQIQFKRLEAFVQDSWRKHRDNTRLRRMEQRPEQTAVPQEQKLAFVVRIVDIKGVSKRVRRVIELLRLRKNYTGIFVKLTPLSLKMLRIVEPYVAWGHPNLKSVRELILKRGQAKIKKKRLPLTDNMLIEEHLGGYGIICLEDLIHEIYSAGKHFKKVTNFLWPFHLSVARHASRNKVGFLKEMGKPGCRGEAINQLIRQLN